GCTGGGTGAACTGCAGCTTCGCTCACGTCTGGGTCAGGCGCTGGATGCGCGGGTCATAATCCAGGCACAGTCAGAAGCAATGCCGCGTCCGGACTGCATCAGCACCACACTTTACGATGGCGGCGAGGATGGGGTGCCGCGGCGTACGGCAATCGAGCTGAACCCCGACAAGACGGGTAGCGCTACGCTGATGATCTACAGCGAAGGCGCGCTGCTGGAGCCGATCTCCCGACTGACCGTGCGTTTGCGCTGCCACGGTGCCGAAGTCCGGCGCGACTACACCTTCCTGCTGGACCCACCCGACAGCGGCCAGCTCACCCAGGCTCTGGTGCCATCAGTAGGGACGGCGATCAGCCTCCCACAATCGGCGATTCCGGCACCTCCCCTTGAAGCCAAGGGCCCCGCTTCAGTGCCGGCCAACAGCCTGCTGGGCATGGCACGCCAACACTACCCCGGTCAGCCCGACGCCCGCCGGCACTTCATCCGCAGCGCCCGCGCACTGAATCCCAATTTACCAGCGGATAGCGCGGCGCCGCTACCGGATGGTTACCCATTCAAGGCGCCCCCGCCCCTGATCGCCCGTGCCGATCCGCTGGGTGAGGCCAAAGGCAATTGGGCCGTCCAGCCGGGTGATTCGCTGTATAGCATTGTCCGCAACCTCTACCCGGATCAACCCGCCCGCAAAAAGGCATTGGTGGCTGCCCTGCGCCGTTTGAACCCCGGCCTGCCGCGAGATGGCGAAAAAGCCCTGCCTGCAGGCATGCTGCTGTTGTTGCCGGCTACGCTGGATATAACCAGTAGCGCATCTCCTCCCGTGACGCCACCAACCCGAACCGAGCCAGCGACCGTCGCACCGACCGCTGACAAACTCGAAATATCACGCACCGCAGTAACGCAGGCGGCGCCGAGTACGGACTCGACCGAAGCGGCACTCAATGAGCGCGAACAGGCGCTGCTTGATCAGGCGAGCGAGCAACAAGCCAAACTGCTGGAAGCGCAGAACCGCATCGAAAAACTCGAAAAGCGGCTGAGCTGGCTAAGCAGTGCGATAGACGAGCGCGACGCTGCACAAAAGCAGGTCGTGCGGCAGGCCAAACCGGCCTGGCAGGAACTCGGCATTGCGGTGCTGGGCGCC
The nucleotide sequence above comes from Chitinimonas sp. BJYL2. Encoded proteins:
- a CDS encoding FimV family protein; the protein is MARKTRTLQTVWFNPVYLAVLLTVAPHAATLGELQLRSRLGQALDARVIIQAQSEAMPRPDCISTTLYDGGEDGVPRRTAIELNPDKTGSATLMIYSEGALLEPISRLTVRLRCHGAEVRRDYTFLLDPPDSGQLTQALVPSVGTAISLPQSAIPAPPLEAKGPASVPANSLLGMARQHYPGQPDARRHFIRSARALNPNLPADSAAPLPDGYPFKAPPPLIARADPLGEAKGNWAVQPGDSLYSIVRNLYPDQPARKKALVAALRRLNPGLPRDGEKALPAGMLLLLPATLDITSSASPPVTPPTRTEPATVAPTADKLEISRTAVTQAAPSTDSTEAALNEREQALLDQASEQQAKLLEAQNRIEKLEKRLSWLSSAIDERDAAQKQVVRQAKPAWQELGIAVLGASLFTAAIMAWLGRRGRRRGSTEADRLAAAFTVPHRDPFGDEYATSSLQVDTVSRAPQPTEDNGLEGEPAPSPTRPHTSASSPQADNMDVFELNSAASEAAVLAAYGQVDRAIALLESEIERMPTSVINWMQLLEILYNHRETDRFLLVATDFHQRFASESMWDKVRRMGLELAPKAPVFATPPANMPFDGLGESPAEAAAPAPRAPSPQPLVFELDRSPTAIGEPENIDAIRLPHDVDFEIGTVEVPPLSELEYARQLIRRGEREAGAAILERILMEGSQDEKLAAADLLVRLTSPT